One part of the Nymphaea colorata isolate Beijing-Zhang1983 chromosome 8, ASM883128v2, whole genome shotgun sequence genome encodes these proteins:
- the LOC116258800 gene encoding uncharacterized protein LOC116258800 isoform X1, with amino-acid sequence MAMEEMAGGEVGSGGKHLDVESVVRTDGSLASSKPIADPVVYKLVRVEGDGTLVPATDDEVIEVEDLLEEDKVEQPLLEASGQNERFISSDDLSYRGGDDEDSEGLAQSESLDSGPKKRNARREYIEDMLKKVKEEERLRLLHGVSDDAPKFASSVAISSDHCEQLPVGDASFLPSSVVMATLPSFPTSSIENLKNHSEACVQPKIEKVVNGNFVSNGSEGTKSEVSSAKGDICLDNLSIRELQQTFRATFGRDTSVKDKLWLKRRIAMGLSNSCDVSATGFIIDKSLLFCDELNVVANDNKLDDAQLGDNVVKEESCKMPVALDSENEGRLAGPERKSTAAKNENYSSEDPQMEQRGAKRLRKPTKRYIEELSEADTKESNEKSSLTGKKSAHRYPSQKSRSTVVCSTGSAEVAAILTRQDSFGGSGVQVPYVSRLRRGRPRKNFMGLLKHQNGMSATLVKKARGTRSRRQDAEAYNRSWKPKALSAPVQQKAGVEASNNETALVPYLGRRQQGLEVTKLDPVKDLEEYPLTVPTAKGGTRRKHHRAWTLSEVMRLVEGVSRCGAGRWSEIKRLAFASCAYRTSVDLKDKWRNLLRASAQALTDRAFKSSRKHSSIPIPAQILVRVRELAATHTPPTSKQYVKLTGKNGKNVHNKPGIIT; translated from the exons ATGGCCATGGAAGAAATGGCGGGCGGCGAAGTTGGGAGTGGCGGGAAGCATCTCGACGTTGAGAGTGTAGTTCGGACCGATGGGTCCCTGGCGTCGTCGAAGCCGATTGCCGACCCGGTTGTTTATAAACTTGTTCGG GTTGAAGGTGATGGAACTCTAGTTCCTGCTACAGATGATGAGGTTATAGAGGTTGAGGATTTGCTTGAAGAAGACAAGGTTGAGCAGCCACTACTTGAAGCATCTGGGCAGAATGAAAGATTCATTTCTAGTGATGATCTCTCTTATAGGGGTGGTGATGATGAGGATTCGGAAG GGCTTGCTCAGTCTGAGAGTTTGGATTCTGGTCCCAAGAAACGGAATGCTAGACGTGAG TATATTGAGGACATGTTGAAAAAGGTCAAAGAAGAGGAGAGGCTTCGGCTGTTGCATGGCGTATCTGATGATGCTCCAAAATTTGCAAGTTCTGTTGCAATATCGTCTGATCATTGTGAACAGTTGCCTGTTGGTGATGCAAGCTTCCTACCCAGTTCTGTTGTGATGGCAACCCTTCCTTCATTCCCTACCAGTTCaattgaaaatctaaagaacCACTCTGAAGCATGTGTTCAGCCCAAAATTGAAAAAGTTGTGAATGgaaattttgtttcaaatggtTCTGAAGGTACAAAATCGGAAGTTTCTTCTGCCAAAGGTGATATTTGCTTGGATAACTTGTCCATAAGAGAACTTCAGCAAACTTTCCGGGCAACTTTTGGGCGAGATACATCTGTTAAGGACAAATTGTGGCTCAAGCGCCGCATTGCAATGGGTTTGTCTAACTCATGTGATGTCTCTGCTACTGGCTTTATCATAGACAAGTCATTGTTATTTTGTGATGAGTTGAATGTTGTTGCAAATGATAACAAGCTAGATGATGCTCAACTTGGGGATAATGTTGTTAAGGAGGAGAGCTGTAAAATGCCAGTGGCACTTGATAGTGAAAATGAAGGTAGACTAGCTGGTCCAGAGAGGAAATCAACGGCAGCAAAGAATGAAAATTATTCAAGTGAAGATCCACAAATGGAGCAAAGAGGAGCTAAAAGACTCAGGAAACCAACAAAACGCTATATAGAAGAGTTGTCAGAAGCTGATACCAAGGAAAGTAATGAGAAGTCAAGTTTAACAGGAAAAAAATCTGCACATCGGTACCCTTCTCAAAAATCTCGATCAACGGTTGTCTGTAGTACTGGATCAGCAGAAGTGGCGGCTATCTTGACCAGGCAAGACTCCTTTGGAGGTTCTGGGGTTCAAGTTCCATATGTCTCAAGATTAAGAAGAGGTCGtccaagaaaaaatttcatgggTCTTCTG AAGCATCAAAATGGCATGTCTGCCACATTAGTTAAAAAAGCCCGTGGAACTCGAAGTAGGCGACAAGATGCCGAAGCTTACAATAGATCATGGAAGCCGAAAGCTCTTTCAGCTCCTGTGCAACAGAAA GCTGGTGTTGAAGCTTCAAACAATGAAACTGCCTTGGTCCCATATTTGGGACGCAGACAGCAAGGTCTGGAGGTTACAAAACTAGATCCAGTAAAGGATCTGGAGGAGTATCCTTTGACGGTCCCGACTGCAAAAGGTGGGACTAGACGGAAACATCATCGTGCCTGGACTCTATCTGAGGTAATGAGGCTTGTTGAAGGTGTATCTCGCTGTGGAGCTGGAAGATGGTCTGAGATCAAAAGGCTTGCATTTGCATCATGTGCATACCGTACATCCGTTGATCTAAAG GATAAATGGAGGAACCTACTGAGGGCAAGTGCTCAAGCACTGACGGACAGAGCG TTCAAGAGTTCGAGGAAGCATTCTTCTATACCAATTCCGGCACAAATCCTTGTACGAGTGAGAGAGCTGGCTGCAACACACACACCACCAACATCCAAGCAGTATGTCAAATTGACAGGCAAGAACGGGAAAAATGTACATAACAAACCAGGAATTATCACATGA
- the LOC116258311 gene encoding protein BIG GRAIN 1-like A, translated as MYIYTCEAKRMEKWSSEMKAERYPRNTSFSSALLDAIYRSTDDDVGASLCVCRKTMNATTIATVMHDRTNRNEYNTKQTPRLFKWTTDGKKAAEKHPSRPNVSELGVFDATGWYRLNSKSNASRANSSTASSSSESSGFSSSEADSVLSHTEKKLAAKESQYEQKSRPPPVIIPPKKHHPIAAPDFFANKKTEEPEKSRGARVSKLYNELKKAKQPISPGSRIAGFLNSLFATAKKAKRSSATATTTTTTLNSPSKPPSSLPVDTFKRPASRSSSTAPTTTMTPSSRSCLSKTPSTRGDGMKRSVRFFPTSVTVRENSRPCGHKCLYEELLSSPLPLPRKDVKVKDLIAEYQMKSSTAAGFLFDLSPSSKPAEDEDFDASSCSSSDLFELENLTELPVYETTSLETNCAIAKGLIL; from the coding sequence atgtacatatatacatgtgagGCGAAGAGGATGGAGAAATGGAGTTCAGAAATGAAAGCAGAAAGGTACCCGAGGAATACATCCTTCTCCTCTGCGTTGCTCGACGCCATCTATAGGTCCACAGACGACGACGTGGGTGCAAGCCTCTGTGTTTGCCGGAAGACGATGAACGCCACGACCATCGCCACCGTCATGCATGATAGGACCAACCGGAACGAATACAACACGAAGCAAACCCCACGCCTCTTCAAGTGGACGACCGACGGGAAGAAAGCAGCTGAGAAGCATCCCTCACGCCCCAATGTCTCCGAGCTCGGCGTCTTTGACGCCACAGGTTGGTACAGGCTGAATTCTAAGTCCAACGCCTCCCGCGCCAACTCCAGTACCGCTTCTTCATCATCCGAGTCGAGCGGCTTCTCCTCCTCTGAGGCCGACTCTGTATTGTCCCACACAGAGAAGAAACTGGCGGCAAAAGAGAGCCAGTATGAGCAGAAGAGCCGCCCTCCTCCGGTGATCATTCCGCCAAAGAAGCACCACCCTATCGCCGCCCCTGACTTCTTCGCGAACAAGAAGACTGAAGAACCCGAGAAGAGCCGTGGAGCTCGCGTGTCAAAGCTCTACAACGAACTGAAGAAGGCGAAGCAGCCCATCTCCCCCGGTAGCCGAATCGCCGGCTTCCTCAACTCCCTCTTTGCCACCGCCAAGAAGGCCAAACGTTCttccgccaccgccaccaccaccaccaccaccttgAACTCGCCGAGCAAGCCGCCCTCCTCCTTGCCCGTTGACACGTTCAAGCGGCCTGCTTCACGCTCGTCGTCGACGGCGCCGACGACCACCATGACGCCGTCGTCGAGGTCCTGCCTGAGCAAGACGCCGTCGACGAGGGGTGACGGGATGAAGAGGTCGGTTCGGTTTTTCCCGACGAGCGTTACTGTTAGGGAAAACTCGCGACCCTGCGGCCACAAGTGCCTCTACGAGGAGCTGCTGTCTTCACCGTTGCCATTGCCGCGCAAGGATGTGAAAGTGAAGGACCTCATCGCCGAGTACCAAATGAAATCGAGCACGGCCGCCGGTTTCCTGTTCGACCTCTCGCCGAGCTCCAAACCGGCCGAGGACGAAGACTTTGACGCGTCCAGCTGTTCGAGCTCCGATCTTTTTGAGTTGGAGAATCTGACGGAGCTGCCCGTCTACGAAACCACCAGTCTTGAGACGAACTGCGCCATCGCCAAGGGGTTGATTCTGTAA
- the LOC116258604 gene encoding phosphoribosylamine--glycine ligase, which produces MASLSCNVRVVGFQGSLLPRKYDGGKLRHSLAFFGESQESCFGGVKKLQCGGASFSRRLPMGFPVVRSMSGAAVKAENGSSGDRVVALVIGGGGREHALCYALQRSPSCDAVFCAPGNAGISSSGNATCVPDLDVSDSSAVVAFCQKWSVGLVLIGPEAPLVAGLANDLVKAGIPTFGPSSEAAALEGSKDFMKKLCDKYGIPTAKYKTFTDPLDAKKYIKEQGAPIVVKADGLAAGKGVVVAMTLEEAYEAVDNMLVKGIFGSAGGKVIIEEFLEGEEASFFALVDGENAIPLESAQDHKRVGDGDTGPNTGGMGAYSPAPVLTKELQSLVMETIIVPTVKGMAAEGHKFVGVLYAGLMIDKKSGLPKLVEYNVRFGDPECQVLMMRLESDLAQALVAACKGRLSDVSLSWSSEPAMVVVMASKGYPGDYKKGTIIRNLDEAELVAPHVKIFHAGTSVDAAGNFIATGGRVLGVTATGKNISEARDKAYLAVNEVDWPEGFFRKDIGWRALKEDSPLSV; this is translated from the exons ATGGCTAGCCTCTCCTGCAACGTTAGGGTTGTGGGTTTCCAAGGAAGCCTCCTCCCTCGGAAGTACGATGGTGGGAAGCTCCGGCATTCTTTGGCGTTCTTTGGCGAGAGTCAAGAGTCGTGCTTTGGTGGGGTGAAGAAGTTGCAGTGCGGCGGAGCAAGCTTCTCAAGGCGACTGCCCATGGGTTTCCCGGTGGTGAGGTCCATGTCGGGGGCCGCAGTTAAGGCCGAAAATGGTTCCTCTG GAGACCGAGTTGTTGCATTGGTCATTGGAGGCGGGGGTAGGGAGCATGCTTTGTGTTACGCATTGCAACGGTCACCATCTTGTGATGCAGTCTTTTGTGCACCTGGAAATGCAGGCATTTCCAGTTCAGGGAATGCGACTTGTGTACCAGACCTTGATGTTTCAGACAGTTCAGCTGTTGTAGCTTTCTGTCAGAAGTGGTCAGTTGGATTGGTTTTGATAGGCCCAGAGGCTCCTTTGGTTGCTGGTCTTGCAAATGATCTTGTTAAGGCTGGAATCCCGACCTTTGGCCCTTCGTCAGAGGCTGCAGCATTAGAAGGGTCAAAAGACTTCATGAAGAAGTTGTGTGATAAATACGGGATTCCTACTGCTAAG TACAAAACTTTTACAGATCCGTTGGATGCTAAAAAGTACATCAAGGAGCAAGGGGCACCTATTGTTGTGAAGGCTGATGGATTAGCAGCAGGGAAGGGCGTCGTTGTTGCTATGACCTTAGAGGAGGCCTATGAAGCTGTTGACAATATGCTTGTCAAAGGAATCTTTGGTTCTGCTGGGGGCAAAGTCATTATTGAGGAATTCTTGGAAGGAGAAGAAGCTTCATTTtttgctcttgtggatggtgaGAATGCCATACCTCTTGAATCTGCACAGGACCATAAGCGAGTGGGTGATGGTGACACTGGTCCAAACACTGGTGGAATGGGAGCTTATTCACCTGCCCCGGTGTTGACAAAAGAATTACAGTCACTTGTAATGGAAACAATTATAGTTCCCACTGTAAAGGGGATGGCTGCAGAAGGCCACAAATTTGTGGGTGTTTTATACGCAGGGTTGATGATTGATAAGAAGTCTGGTCTACCAAAGCTTGTTGAATATAATGTTCGGTTTGGAGATCCCGAATGCCAG GTTTTGATGATGCGACTTGAATCAGATCTTGCTCAAGCTTTAGTTGCAGCGTGCAAAGGCCGGTTGTCCGATGTGTCGTTGAGTTGGTCTTCAGAGCCAGCCATGGTGGTAGTCATGGCAAGCAAAGGGTACCCTGGAGATTACAAGAAAGGTACCATCATCAGGAACCTGGACGAGGCCGAGCTTGTGGCTCCACATGTAAAGATTTTTCATGCAGGAACTTCAGTGGATGCTGCCGGGAATTTTATAGCAACCGGCGGGCGTGTCCTTGGAGTGACAGCCACGGGGAAGAACATATCCGAGGCACGTGATAAAGCATATTTAGCCGTGAATGAAGTAGACTGGCCGGAGGGCTTCTTCCGGAAAGACATTGGCTGGCGGGCGCTGAAAGAGGATTCGCCTCTCTCAGTATAA
- the LOC116258800 gene encoding uncharacterized protein LOC116258800 isoform X3, producing MAMEEMAGGEVGSGGKHLDVESVVRTDGSLASSKPIADPVVYKLVRVEGDGTLVPATDDEVIEVEDLLEEDKVEQPLLEASGQNERFISSDDLSYRGGDDEDSEGLAQSESLDSGPKKRNARREYIEDMLKKVKEEERLRLLHGVSDDAPKFASSVAISSDHCEQLPVGDASFLPSSVVMATLPSFPTSSIENLKNHSEACVQPKIEKVVNGNFVSNGSEGTKSEVSSAKGDICLDNLSIRELQQTFRATFGRDTSVKDKLWLKRRIAMGLSNSCDVSATGFIIDKSLLFCDELNVVANDNKLDDAQLGDNVVKEESCKMPVALDSENEGRLAGPERKSTAAKNENYSSEDPQMEQRGAKRLRKPTKRYIEELSEADTKESNEKSSLTGKKSAHRYPSQKSRSTVVCSTGSAEVAAILTRQDSFGGSGVQVPYVSRLRRGRPRKNFMGLLAGVEASNNETALVPYLGRRQQGLEVTKLDPVKDLEEYPLTVPTAKGGTRRKHHRAWTLSEVMRLVEGVSRCGAGRWSEIKRLAFASCAYRTSVDLKDKWRNLLRASAQALTDRAFKSSRKHSSIPIPAQILVRVRELAATHTPPTSKQYVKLTGKNGKNVHNKPGIIT from the exons ATGGCCATGGAAGAAATGGCGGGCGGCGAAGTTGGGAGTGGCGGGAAGCATCTCGACGTTGAGAGTGTAGTTCGGACCGATGGGTCCCTGGCGTCGTCGAAGCCGATTGCCGACCCGGTTGTTTATAAACTTGTTCGG GTTGAAGGTGATGGAACTCTAGTTCCTGCTACAGATGATGAGGTTATAGAGGTTGAGGATTTGCTTGAAGAAGACAAGGTTGAGCAGCCACTACTTGAAGCATCTGGGCAGAATGAAAGATTCATTTCTAGTGATGATCTCTCTTATAGGGGTGGTGATGATGAGGATTCGGAAG GGCTTGCTCAGTCTGAGAGTTTGGATTCTGGTCCCAAGAAACGGAATGCTAGACGTGAG TATATTGAGGACATGTTGAAAAAGGTCAAAGAAGAGGAGAGGCTTCGGCTGTTGCATGGCGTATCTGATGATGCTCCAAAATTTGCAAGTTCTGTTGCAATATCGTCTGATCATTGTGAACAGTTGCCTGTTGGTGATGCAAGCTTCCTACCCAGTTCTGTTGTGATGGCAACCCTTCCTTCATTCCCTACCAGTTCaattgaaaatctaaagaacCACTCTGAAGCATGTGTTCAGCCCAAAATTGAAAAAGTTGTGAATGgaaattttgtttcaaatggtTCTGAAGGTACAAAATCGGAAGTTTCTTCTGCCAAAGGTGATATTTGCTTGGATAACTTGTCCATAAGAGAACTTCAGCAAACTTTCCGGGCAACTTTTGGGCGAGATACATCTGTTAAGGACAAATTGTGGCTCAAGCGCCGCATTGCAATGGGTTTGTCTAACTCATGTGATGTCTCTGCTACTGGCTTTATCATAGACAAGTCATTGTTATTTTGTGATGAGTTGAATGTTGTTGCAAATGATAACAAGCTAGATGATGCTCAACTTGGGGATAATGTTGTTAAGGAGGAGAGCTGTAAAATGCCAGTGGCACTTGATAGTGAAAATGAAGGTAGACTAGCTGGTCCAGAGAGGAAATCAACGGCAGCAAAGAATGAAAATTATTCAAGTGAAGATCCACAAATGGAGCAAAGAGGAGCTAAAAGACTCAGGAAACCAACAAAACGCTATATAGAAGAGTTGTCAGAAGCTGATACCAAGGAAAGTAATGAGAAGTCAAGTTTAACAGGAAAAAAATCTGCACATCGGTACCCTTCTCAAAAATCTCGATCAACGGTTGTCTGTAGTACTGGATCAGCAGAAGTGGCGGCTATCTTGACCAGGCAAGACTCCTTTGGAGGTTCTGGGGTTCAAGTTCCATATGTCTCAAGATTAAGAAGAGGTCGtccaagaaaaaatttcatgggTCTTCTG GCTGGTGTTGAAGCTTCAAACAATGAAACTGCCTTGGTCCCATATTTGGGACGCAGACAGCAAGGTCTGGAGGTTACAAAACTAGATCCAGTAAAGGATCTGGAGGAGTATCCTTTGACGGTCCCGACTGCAAAAGGTGGGACTAGACGGAAACATCATCGTGCCTGGACTCTATCTGAGGTAATGAGGCTTGTTGAAGGTGTATCTCGCTGTGGAGCTGGAAGATGGTCTGAGATCAAAAGGCTTGCATTTGCATCATGTGCATACCGTACATCCGTTGATCTAAAG GATAAATGGAGGAACCTACTGAGGGCAAGTGCTCAAGCACTGACGGACAGAGCG TTCAAGAGTTCGAGGAAGCATTCTTCTATACCAATTCCGGCACAAATCCTTGTACGAGTGAGAGAGCTGGCTGCAACACACACACCACCAACATCCAAGCAGTATGTCAAATTGACAGGCAAGAACGGGAAAAATGTACATAACAAACCAGGAATTATCACATGA
- the LOC116258800 gene encoding uncharacterized protein LOC116258800 isoform X2: MAMEEMAGGEVGSGGKHLDVESVVRTDGSLASSKPIADPVVYKLVRVEGDGTLVPATDDEVIEVEDLLEEDKVEQPLLEASGQNERFISSDDLSYRGGDDEDSEGLAQSESLDSGPKKRNARREVKEEERLRLLHGVSDDAPKFASSVAISSDHCEQLPVGDASFLPSSVVMATLPSFPTSSIENLKNHSEACVQPKIEKVVNGNFVSNGSEGTKSEVSSAKGDICLDNLSIRELQQTFRATFGRDTSVKDKLWLKRRIAMGLSNSCDVSATGFIIDKSLLFCDELNVVANDNKLDDAQLGDNVVKEESCKMPVALDSENEGRLAGPERKSTAAKNENYSSEDPQMEQRGAKRLRKPTKRYIEELSEADTKESNEKSSLTGKKSAHRYPSQKSRSTVVCSTGSAEVAAILTRQDSFGGSGVQVPYVSRLRRGRPRKNFMGLLKHQNGMSATLVKKARGTRSRRQDAEAYNRSWKPKALSAPVQQKAGVEASNNETALVPYLGRRQQGLEVTKLDPVKDLEEYPLTVPTAKGGTRRKHHRAWTLSEVMRLVEGVSRCGAGRWSEIKRLAFASCAYRTSVDLKDKWRNLLRASAQALTDRAFKSSRKHSSIPIPAQILVRVRELAATHTPPTSKQYVKLTGKNGKNVHNKPGIIT, encoded by the exons ATGGCCATGGAAGAAATGGCGGGCGGCGAAGTTGGGAGTGGCGGGAAGCATCTCGACGTTGAGAGTGTAGTTCGGACCGATGGGTCCCTGGCGTCGTCGAAGCCGATTGCCGACCCGGTTGTTTATAAACTTGTTCGG GTTGAAGGTGATGGAACTCTAGTTCCTGCTACAGATGATGAGGTTATAGAGGTTGAGGATTTGCTTGAAGAAGACAAGGTTGAGCAGCCACTACTTGAAGCATCTGGGCAGAATGAAAGATTCATTTCTAGTGATGATCTCTCTTATAGGGGTGGTGATGATGAGGATTCGGAAG GGCTTGCTCAGTCTGAGAGTTTGGATTCTGGTCCCAAGAAACGGAATGCTAGACGTGAG GTCAAAGAAGAGGAGAGGCTTCGGCTGTTGCATGGCGTATCTGATGATGCTCCAAAATTTGCAAGTTCTGTTGCAATATCGTCTGATCATTGTGAACAGTTGCCTGTTGGTGATGCAAGCTTCCTACCCAGTTCTGTTGTGATGGCAACCCTTCCTTCATTCCCTACCAGTTCaattgaaaatctaaagaacCACTCTGAAGCATGTGTTCAGCCCAAAATTGAAAAAGTTGTGAATGgaaattttgtttcaaatggtTCTGAAGGTACAAAATCGGAAGTTTCTTCTGCCAAAGGTGATATTTGCTTGGATAACTTGTCCATAAGAGAACTTCAGCAAACTTTCCGGGCAACTTTTGGGCGAGATACATCTGTTAAGGACAAATTGTGGCTCAAGCGCCGCATTGCAATGGGTTTGTCTAACTCATGTGATGTCTCTGCTACTGGCTTTATCATAGACAAGTCATTGTTATTTTGTGATGAGTTGAATGTTGTTGCAAATGATAACAAGCTAGATGATGCTCAACTTGGGGATAATGTTGTTAAGGAGGAGAGCTGTAAAATGCCAGTGGCACTTGATAGTGAAAATGAAGGTAGACTAGCTGGTCCAGAGAGGAAATCAACGGCAGCAAAGAATGAAAATTATTCAAGTGAAGATCCACAAATGGAGCAAAGAGGAGCTAAAAGACTCAGGAAACCAACAAAACGCTATATAGAAGAGTTGTCAGAAGCTGATACCAAGGAAAGTAATGAGAAGTCAAGTTTAACAGGAAAAAAATCTGCACATCGGTACCCTTCTCAAAAATCTCGATCAACGGTTGTCTGTAGTACTGGATCAGCAGAAGTGGCGGCTATCTTGACCAGGCAAGACTCCTTTGGAGGTTCTGGGGTTCAAGTTCCATATGTCTCAAGATTAAGAAGAGGTCGtccaagaaaaaatttcatgggTCTTCTG AAGCATCAAAATGGCATGTCTGCCACATTAGTTAAAAAAGCCCGTGGAACTCGAAGTAGGCGACAAGATGCCGAAGCTTACAATAGATCATGGAAGCCGAAAGCTCTTTCAGCTCCTGTGCAACAGAAA GCTGGTGTTGAAGCTTCAAACAATGAAACTGCCTTGGTCCCATATTTGGGACGCAGACAGCAAGGTCTGGAGGTTACAAAACTAGATCCAGTAAAGGATCTGGAGGAGTATCCTTTGACGGTCCCGACTGCAAAAGGTGGGACTAGACGGAAACATCATCGTGCCTGGACTCTATCTGAGGTAATGAGGCTTGTTGAAGGTGTATCTCGCTGTGGAGCTGGAAGATGGTCTGAGATCAAAAGGCTTGCATTTGCATCATGTGCATACCGTACATCCGTTGATCTAAAG GATAAATGGAGGAACCTACTGAGGGCAAGTGCTCAAGCACTGACGGACAGAGCG TTCAAGAGTTCGAGGAAGCATTCTTCTATACCAATTCCGGCACAAATCCTTGTACGAGTGAGAGAGCTGGCTGCAACACACACACCACCAACATCCAAGCAGTATGTCAAATTGACAGGCAAGAACGGGAAAAATGTACATAACAAACCAGGAATTATCACATGA
- the LOC116258298 gene encoding short-chain dehydrogenase virD yields the protein MGSGDSELVVLITGCTLGGIGHALAVAFASKGCRVVATSRSLNSMEALDRTNAGIFLEELDVSSPDSIDRAINSVMSRYGRIDVLVNNAGVHSVGPLAELPLESLQSTFDTNVFGPMRVIQAVTPHMLKRRSGKIVNIGSVVALAPGPWAGAYSASKAALHALTDTLRMELKGFNIDVITVVPGGIKTNLANNSLTSYSKLPEWKFYKPFEAAIQARTHASQGKKCTPAEEFAEKTVTVVLRKNPPAWFSYGRYSTMFSILYHVPLWVRDSLFRQIMKC from the exons ATGGGCAGTGGTGATAGCGAGTTGGTGGTGTTGATAACCGGGTGTACTCTCGGTGGCATAGGCCATGCTCTGGCGGTGGCGTTTGCATCCAAGGGTTGCAGGGTTGTGGCCACCAGCAGGTCGCTGAACTCCATGGAAGCCCTCGATCGCACCAACGCCGGCATCTTTCTGGAGGAATTGGACGTCTCTTCCCCGGACAGCATTGATCGGGCTATCAACAGTGTTATGAGCAGGTACGGCAGGATTGATGTGCTTGTTAATAATGCTGGGGTTCACTCCGTCGGCCCCCTTGCTGAGCTTCCCTTGGAATCGTTGCAGAGCACCTTCGATACCAATGTCTTCG GCCCCATGAGAGTTATTCAAGCAGTGACCCCACACATGCTGAAGAGAAGGTCAGGCAAGATAGTAAATATTGGAAGTGTTGTTGCTTTGGCACCTGGACCTTGGGCTGGTGCTTATTCTGCATCTAAAGCTGCGCTTCATGCTTTGACTGACACCTTAAG AATGGAACTGAAGGGTTTTAACATTGATGTCATTACTGTTGTACCTGGAGGTATTAAAACAAATCTTGCAAACAATTCATTAACCAGTTACTCTAAGTTGCCTGAGTGGAAGTTCTACAAGCCATTTGAAGCGGCCATTCAAGCAAGGACCCATGCCTCACAGGGCAAGAAATGCACTCCAGCAGAGGAGTTCGCAGAGAAGactgtgactgttgtgcttcgAAAAAATCCACCAGCATGGTTCTCTTATGGCCGATACTCCACTATGTTTTCCATTCTATACCATGTTCCTCTGTGGGTGCGTGACTCGCTATTCAGACAGATAATGAAATGTTGA